A region of the Roseiflexus sp. RS-1 genome:
CGAGGATGCGCAGGTGCTGAAAGATCAGCACGGTATCGCCGAGGTGTACGGACCCGGCGCCTCGACGCACGAGATCGTGCGCTTCATTCAGGAACGGTGCAGAACGAGGACCTGATCGCGTGGATCTGGCACAGGCTCTGCTCAACGGGAACCGACGGGCGCTTGCGCAGGCGTTGACCCTCGTCGAGACGGGAGGACCACAGGCGCGGGCGCTGCTCGGCGCGCTCTTCGCCCATACCGGTCGTGCGCATATCATTGGCGTGACCGGCGCCCCCGGCGCCGGCAAATCGACGCTGGTCGCCGCGCTTGCTGCGCACTGGCGGCGCGCCGGTCGCACGGTTGGCATCATTGCGGTCGATCCGACGTCGCCCTTCACCCGTGGCGCTATTTTGGGGGACCGGATCCGCATGCAGGCGCTCAGCGGCGATCCAGGGACGTTCATCCGCAGTATGGCGAGTCGCGGACGTCTGGGCGGTATTGCGCGCGCCACCGGTGATGCGGTAGCGCTTCTCGATGCTGCTGGCTTCGACGTCATCCTGGTGGAGACGGTTGGCGCCGGGCAGGGTGAGGTGGAGATCGCCGCTGCCGCCCATACGACGATTGTCATCGAAACCCCCGGCGCTGGCGATGATGTTCAGGCGATCAAGGCTGGCATTCTCGAAATCGCCGATCTGCTGGTGGTCAACAAAGCCGATCGCGAGGGCGCCGATCAGACGGTTCGCCATTTGCGCACAATGCTCAGTTTGAGCGATCTTCCCGTCGATGGATGGACGCCGCCGGTGTTGACTGCGGTGGCGACCCGCGGTGAAGGCATCGAGTCGATTATTGCGGCGGCAGAACAGCATCTCGTCTATCTCCGCGAAAGCGGGCGGTTCGTCGGGCGCGAGCAGGAACGCGCCGAACGTGAGTTGCGCCTGATCCTGCAAGAGACAGTGCTCGAACGGGCGCGGGCGCGTGTTCCGGTCTCCGATTGGGAGACGCTGGTCGCACAGATCGCGTCTCGCATGATCGATCCGTATGCTGCAGCCGATCAACTGCTCGATAGAATGATGGCGTAATGTTCGCCAAAACAGTACTCCTGGGGAATACCATTCGCGTCGCAGATGTGATAGAACAACCACAGGTCTATTCGAGGAGCCGTCGCACACTGCTGCTTCAGGAAGAAGTCTCATGGAACATCACGCTGCCTTCGACTACATCCGTGATCTTCTGACCCTGCCGGAGGTTGTCGAAACCCGTCACCATATGCACCACAGCATCCCCAAACACGACCACCTGACTCGATCAGTGCGCATGTCGTACCACCTGAGCCGTCTGCTGCGCGCCGATGTCCGCACCTGTGTGCGCGCTGCGCTGCTCCACGATATCAATTCACGCGCTGGCACTCTGACGACGCATGGGCGTGTAGCGGCGCGCTGGGCGGCGGAGAAAGGCGAAGATGCGGCTGTGTGTGCAGCCATCGAGAGTCATATGTATCCGCTCGGTCCGGCGCCGACGTCGCGTGAGGCGTGGGTGTTGGTGCTGGCGGATAAAGCGGCATCACTGGGGGATATCAAGCAGTTTCTGGTCGGCTTGATCGATGGCAGCAGCCTGATGAATCGCCGTCGCCTGCGCGAAACCGACCCCTATTATCGCCAGCGTACACGGCGCCGCCTGTTCCGGCGCTGGCGCGCGCAGCGTCTGCTGTAGCAACAGGGCGGTTCTGCGCCTCGGTCACGAAGTCCATCACCTGATCGCTGCAAGCGCTTCTCCCAATCGTCGCGCTGCTTCGGTCAGTTGGTGCGGCGGATACAGGCTGAATGAGAGACGCAGTGTGTTGGATCGCGCTGCATCGAGATAGAAGCGTGATCCGGGAAGATAGGAGACGCCTGTCTGTTCAGCGCGTGGCAGCAGGGTTGCCGCATCGACCCCTTCCGGCAATTCCACCCACTGAAAGAATCCGCCGCCCGGCACGGTGAATCGGCATCCGGGTGGCAGATACATACGCAGGCTCTGCGCCAGTGCATCGCGTCGCTCCCGATACATCGCACGCAACTGTGTTACTGTCGCCTCAAAATCACCCGTAGCGCACACTTCGGCGACGGTGAGCGCTGTGAATGGATTGACTCCTCCGCCACTGTCCAGTAAGCCGCTGCCGATTAACCGTCTGGTCAACGATGCATCGGCGGTCAGGTAACCAAGGCGGAGTCCTGGCGCCAGCGATTTCGAGAACGATGCGATCCGCACCACTGCACCCGGTGGTGCGATGCTCCACACCGACGGCGGCGCAGGCGCATCGTAACTCAGTTCGCGGTACACATCGTCCTCGACCAGAACGAACCCATGCTCGGCGGCAATCATTGCCAGCGCCCTACGGCGTTCCAGGCTCAGGCAAACGCCGGTTGGGTTGTGATAGGTGGGAACGAAATAGAGCATACGCGCCTGTCTGCCGCGCTTCGCCAGTTGCCTCAGGATGATCGTCAGCGCTTCCACATCGATACCGTCGGCATCGGATGGAACGGCGACCAGGTGTAATGGATGGTCGCGCAGAATGCGCACCGCCAGGTGGTACGTCGGCGATTCGACCAGCACCGTATCGCCGGGTGCAGCGATGAGCGTACAGAGGAGATCGAGCGCCTGCGATGCGCCCGATGTAATCAGCACCTCTGTGGGGTCGGGATGGCGTGCATCGATGTGCGCCAGGCGCGCGCAGATCCATTCAATCAGCGGTCCAGGTCCACGCTCTGCGCCATACGCCAGCGCATCGGCGCCGTAGCGCGTCAGCGTCGCATCCGTCGCGCGCCGGAGCGCTGCCACCGGTAATGCCGCGGGGTCGGGGTGCCCCCAACCAAGATCGAGAATGCCGGGTCGATGAACGAGTTGAACGATAGGAAGCATACGTGTCTCTTATCCGAACGTATTGCGCTGCCCCGAAGGGCTTCCAGGAGGTGCGACCTTCCCGCCCGCCAGAACTCCGGGACGGAGAGATATGGCGGGAAGTGTTCACATTTCTCCTGGGAGCGAGGGCCTCTTGCCCTCGGAGACGCGACGCCCTCGCTCCCAGGCGCGTGTGTTACCCCAGGTGTGAACAGATACGATATGGCGCACCATTATAACGGGGAAGAAGGATTGTGGTGCAGGCTCTCGGCGAGTCGCTCGATCAGTTGATCCTGAGTAAACGGTTTGTGCAGCACCGGCAGCCCGGTACGTTCGAGAAACAGGCTGCTGCGTTCCCCCATGGTGTCGCCGGTCAGGATCAACCAGCGCAGCGACGGTCTGAGCGCACGGAGACGTTCATACAGTTCGACGCCATCCATGCCAGGCATCTGAAGATCGGTCATCACCACATCGTAATCTGCGGCAAGTGCGCGCGCAAATGCTTCTTCACCTCTACTCACCGCGTCAACGCGACATTCGAGACGTTCCAGAGCGCGCTGCGCCATGGTGCGCACCAGATCGTCATCTTCCACCAGGAGGATCGACAGATGACGCGGAAGTGCGATGGTCGGCGGATTGGCAGTTGCGGGGTCATCGTCGGCGCGTGGCAGGCGGACGTAAAACGTCGTTCCAACCCCCTGACGACTCTCGACCCATACTTCGCCACGGTGTTGTTGAACAATGCTGTAGACCACTGCCAGTCCCATCCCCATCCCCTGTCCAACGTCGCGGGTGGTAAAGAATGGCTCGAACACGCGCGACAGATGTTCTGGCGCAATGCCGGGACCGGTGTCTTCGATTGCAAGCACAACACTTTCCTGTTCGGCTCTGGCGCTGAAGCGCAGATGGCGCGGCTCGTCGGGCAAACGTGACGCAAGCGCCTGGATGGCATTCAGCGCAATATTGAAAACCACCTGCTCAATCTGATGCAGTTCGCCAAGAACGTTTGGGAGATCGGGGGGAAGATCAACCGTCACGATCACCTGCCCGGCAGCGATCTGCGAAGCCAGGCGTTGCAGCGTATCATCGATAACCAGTGAGAGATCGATGGGAACAGGTTCCAGTGTACGCGGTTGCCCGAAGGCGCGTAGTTGATGAACAATCGCTGCGGCGCGGCGCGCAGCCCGCTCGATCTGCTCCAGGTCGGCGCGGATCGACGGCGGAATATCCTCGTCCATTTGCAACTGCGAGAGCCCCAGGATCACTGCCAGTGGATTGTTCAACTCATGGGCTGCGCCAGCAACCAGGCGTCCGAGCGCCGCCAGTTTTTCGTGCTGACGCACCTGTTCTTCCAGCCGGCGCAGTTCGGTCACATCCTTGATGACCACCAGCACTTCGTCATAATCGGGGATCAGATCCAGCGACACCAGCGCGGTGAAATAACTGGCATCGGCGCGCAGCAGGTTCATCTCGAACCGTTGCGATTCGCCCTGTCGCACCTCCAGCCATGCGCGCGTCAGCGTCGCCCGCTGATCGGTCGGCACAATGCGCAACAGCGGTTGACCGGCAAGTTCGTGACGCTGATACCCGATCAGAGTCAACGGCTCCTGATTGAGCGGTTGCATCGACATGTCGGGTCGGCACACGATCAGCACATCGGGCGCATTCTGAATGATTGCGTCGAGGTAGGCGCGCATCGCTTCCGCCTCGCGGTAGAGGCGCGCATTCATCAGCGACGTTTCGCGCATCTCCTGGGTGGTCTGCGCATTCCGGATCGCCTGTGCCAGTTGTAACGCTATCGCCTCCGCCAGTTGCACGTCATGCGCCTGGAATGGCTTTGTCTCGCTGAGCAGTTCGAGCAACCCGATGACTGTTCCTTCGATCTGCAACGGCACAATCGCAAGGAATGCCACCTCTGGCGGCAGACGCTGCAGAGCGGGCAAGTCAGGGGTCTGCACGTGCAATGCTGCAATATCGATCACGGTAGGGGACGTGCTGCCTGCCAGGGCTTCCCGCTCTTCAGGGAACAGATGAACCAGCAGGCGATCAATGCATTGCGCCGTCTGGGATGATGCACCAGATATAGCGCGTATGTGCAGTTCTCCTTCAGGATTGTACAGCACAATCGCCGCACTCCGCAGGCGCATTGCGCCGGTAATGATGTTCAGTGCGGAAGCCAGCACGTCGTCAAGGGTGATCAGGCGCGTCAACTCCTGATTGATACGAAGCAATGTCGTCAGTTCCAGATTCAACCGTTGTAATTCGTGCTCGGCGGCGCGGCGCGCGGTAATATCACGGCAGATCAGGTCGATCTCAATCATATGTGCATCGATCTGGATCACCTGCGCCGTCGTTTCCAGCACAATCGCCTTCCCCTGCTGGCTGCGCGCTGTGAATATCCAGGGTGCGGGCAGGCGCTGATGCAGACGCACCTCGTTCAGACGTTGCTGGATGTCGTGCTGTTCAGCGGGATCGATCAGGTCGAACAACGACATTCCGGGGGTTGCGCCGAGAACTGCGTGAGCAGAACGATTACAGCGTCGAATGTATCCATCGGGTGTGAGGCTCAGCACCAGTTCGTCCGCCTGCTCGAACAACAGACGGTAATGTTGTTCCGAGTGCGCCAGCGCCTGATGCAGTTGCGCATTAGCGACTGCGGCAGTGGCGAGTTCGGCAAAGCGGTGAATGATCATCCGGTCGTCATCATCGAAGGATGTAGGCAGGCGCCGCGCGACGCTGAGCACGCCGATGACGCTCCCTCGATGGTGCAATGGCTGAAACAACGCCGCGCACAACCGATGGGCTTCCCAGAACGGACGGTACACGTCCGGCTCGGCTTCGACGTTGGTAAATGCCAGGGGGATGCCTTCACGGAAGGTCCGCCCCACCAGGCTGCCAACCAGCGGAATCGGTTCGCCCTTGAGATGTTCCGCAGCGCCAGCGGTCATAGCGCATACCAGCATGGCGGGGTCGTCGGTCGGCAGAAAAATGCCAGCCTGCTCGACGTCGAGCAGCATAGTCGCCTGACGACAGATTTCGTACAGGACATCGTCCACCGACCTGAGAGATACGATCGTCCGGGCGGCGTCGGAGAGCGCATCGAGACGTCGCCGACGGTGTGCAGCCTGTTCACGCTCGATGATATGCGCCAGGAGCGATGCCAGGTGCAGGGCGATCGTTTCCAGTTGTTCCTGTTCTTCCGCCGCGACGCTGCTTCCCCACAGGTGCAGAATGTGCTGACGGTCGCCGGTTTCCGGCAGCAGGAGAACAATGTGCCCGCGCACACCTGTTGCGCGGGCGATGTCGTTGAGCGTTTCGGGCGCAATATCAGACAGAAACAGAGGAAGACGTCGCTGGACGATCAGCGCGAGCGTTGCCTGATCAAAGGCGACCTTATCGAGCGGAGGCGTGGCATAGAGCGGGACAGGCAATGCGTCAGGCTGCCTGTGTTCAAAGACCGTGATCCCCATCCCTGCCGGGAGAAGCAACGCGCTCACCTGGGTGCATACGTCGCGGAGTGATGCCACGCTGTGCAGGTGGTGCAGGCGCTGACGCAGCGAGGCGATCAACCGTTGCAGCACTGCTGCGCGCGATACCTGGTACAGGTTGACCGAGAGCCATCCCGTGCCGTTGATCGATACTGGAAGCGCTTCGATTTCGATATCTGAGCAATCGGATCGCCGGAACACGAAGGGATCGCCGGGATGATTGGCGCGCGCGAACTCAAGCGTCTGCTCGAAGCGGGTTCGAGTTTGCTCGTCGGCGCTGTCGGGTAGAATGGAATATGCAGGAGCGCCGCCGGTCACGCCCGTGATGTGCTGCGTGGACGGACTCACTGCCACGATAGCGTCAGTAGAATCGATCAGGAGTGTGGGCCACGGCGCCGACTCGACCGATTGACACAAAACTGTGCGTCTGATGTGTGCGTCATGGTCTGCCAGACGCCCCTGTTCCTGCGGTGCTGCGACCGGTGGCATAGTTCACCATGATGGCGTTGTGCCGTTCCCACGCGCTGTTTCAAGTGTTACGCTGTGAGAATGCCTGATGTTGTTGCATTGTAGCACAGAGTTTGAACGGTTTCTGTCACTATCAGGTGATTGTGGCACAGTCAGGCAAGGTCGGGTACAATACCGGTGATGCTGTACATCGTCGCTACTCCGATCGGCAACCTGAGCGATATTTCGTTGCGCGCGCTGGAAACGCTGCGCGCGGCAGATGTTATTGCGTGCGAAGATACGCGCAAGAGCAGCATCCTGCTTCAGCACTACGATATTCATAAACCGCTGGTTTCCTTTCACGAACACAACGAACGTCAGGC
Encoded here:
- a CDS encoding PAS domain S-box protein, producing MPPVAAPQEQGRLADHDAHIRRTVLCQSVESAPWPTLLIDSTDAIVAVSPSTQHITGVTGGAPAYSILPDSADEQTRTRFEQTLEFARANHPGDPFVFRRSDCSDIEIEALPVSINGTGWLSVNLYQVSRAAVLQRLIASLRQRLHHLHSVASLRDVCTQVSALLLPAGMGITVFEHRQPDALPVPLYATPPLDKVAFDQATLALIVQRRLPLFLSDIAPETLNDIARATGVRGHIVLLLPETGDRQHILHLWGSSVAAEEQEQLETIALHLASLLAHIIEREQAAHRRRRLDALSDAARTIVSLRSVDDVLYEICRQATMLLDVEQAGIFLPTDDPAMLVCAMTAGAAEHLKGEPIPLVGSLVGRTFREGIPLAFTNVEAEPDVYRPFWEAHRLCAALFQPLHHRGSVIGVLSVARRLPTSFDDDDRMIIHRFAELATAAVANAQLHQALAHSEQHYRLLFEQADELVLSLTPDGYIRRCNRSAHAVLGATPGMSLFDLIDPAEQHDIQQRLNEVRLHQRLPAPWIFTARSQQGKAIVLETTAQVIQIDAHMIEIDLICRDITARRAAEHELQRLNLELTTLLRINQELTRLITLDDVLASALNIITGAMRLRSAAIVLYNPEGELHIRAISGASSQTAQCIDRLLVHLFPEEREALAGSTSPTVIDIAALHVQTPDLPALQRLPPEVAFLAIVPLQIEGTVIGLLELLSETKPFQAHDVQLAEAIALQLAQAIRNAQTTQEMRETSLMNARLYREAEAMRAYLDAIIQNAPDVLIVCRPDMSMQPLNQEPLTLIGYQRHELAGQPLLRIVPTDQRATLTRAWLEVRQGESQRFEMNLLRADASYFTALVSLDLIPDYDEVLVVIKDVTELRRLEEQVRQHEKLAALGRLVAGAAHELNNPLAVILGLSQLQMDEDIPPSIRADLEQIERAARRAAAIVHQLRAFGQPRTLEPVPIDLSLVIDDTLQRLASQIAAGQVIVTVDLPPDLPNVLGELHQIEQVVFNIALNAIQALASRLPDEPRHLRFSARAEQESVVLAIEDTGPGIAPEHLSRVFEPFFTTRDVGQGMGMGLAVVYSIVQQHRGEVWVESRQGVGTTFYVRLPRADDDPATANPPTIALPRHLSILLVEDDDLVRTMAQRALERLECRVDAVSRGEEAFARALAADYDVVMTDLQMPGMDGVELYERLRALRPSLRWLILTGDTMGERSSLFLERTGLPVLHKPFTQDQLIERLAESLHHNPSSPL
- the meaB gene encoding methylmalonyl Co-A mutase-associated GTPase MeaB, giving the protein MDLAQALLNGNRRALAQALTLVETGGPQARALLGALFAHTGRAHIIGVTGAPGAGKSTLVAALAAHWRRAGRTVGIIAVDPTSPFTRGAILGDRIRMQALSGDPGTFIRSMASRGRLGGIARATGDAVALLDAAGFDVILVETVGAGQGEVEIAAAAHTTIVIETPGAGDDVQAIKAGILEIADLLVVNKADREGADQTVRHLRTMLSLSDLPVDGWTPPVLTAVATRGEGIESIIAAAEQHLVYLRESGRFVGREQERAERELRLILQETVLERARARVPVSDWETLVAQIASRMIDPYAAADQLLDRMMA
- a CDS encoding aminotransferase-like domain-containing protein; the encoded protein is MLPIVQLVHRPGILDLGWGHPDPAALPVAALRRATDATLTRYGADALAYGAERGPGPLIEWICARLAHIDARHPDPTEVLITSGASQALDLLCTLIAAPGDTVLVESPTYHLAVRILRDHPLHLVAVPSDADGIDVEALTIILRQLAKRGRQARMLYFVPTYHNPTGVCLSLERRRALAMIAAEHGFVLVEDDVYRELSYDAPAPPSVWSIAPPGAVVRIASFSKSLAPGLRLGYLTADASLTRRLIGSGLLDSGGGVNPFTALTVAEVCATGDFEATVTQLRAMYRERRDALAQSLRMYLPPGCRFTVPGGGFFQWVELPEGVDAATLLPRAEQTGVSYLPGSRFYLDAARSNTLRLSFSLYPPHQLTEAARRLGEALAAIR
- a CDS encoding HD domain-containing protein, giving the protein MEHHAAFDYIRDLLTLPEVVETRHHMHHSIPKHDHLTRSVRMSYHLSRLLRADVRTCVRAALLHDINSRAGTLTTHGRVAARWAAEKGEDAAVCAAIESHMYPLGPAPTSREAWVLVLADKAASLGDIKQFLVGLIDGSSLMNRRRLRETDPYYRQRTRRRLFRRWRAQRLL